Proteins encoded within one genomic window of Tamandua tetradactyla isolate mTamTet1 chromosome 11, mTamTet1.pri, whole genome shotgun sequence:
- the PRR36 gene encoding proline-rich protein 36: MDKGDKTKAGPAARTAASRPPGLSAPRPPGSLRPPPPGTTATLRVLGAAAGRRSLAERAGGAALSEAVSRAGPARSAGAGPRSPASRPSAAGRGERAPTKAPVPSSISSPARAGGTARSGPPGQKGLRPSAEEPVARGKVPEAPRKTGPIATARRDSSGLAPGVSSPTIIRRNRVAGAEAGLPRPAPGARPRPATEIPRRSVSSTTEPGPATRRLPSAGGALQRPASRSVGFSATPLPSPGRSESSPRGTARAPTHPSQPKTKGLLSLRPPQATPPRKAAASPSPLATPSPRGPTALPPQSSAPRLRATPPASPQATPPLSAKLHLQATPPRQALPCQLATPLPLAPTPAATLSLQTLPSPPATAPLQAAPSCQGTAFPEASTSPPAPPNILAPIAPSAPPPPKSMPPVQHPLTVAPLPTLPFPLATPSSPAPPPPATPPQASPCPATSLLHRPVPLATPPLFSDLVTSSGQAATLSPPAFETTFSTTTFPPLASSAPLTTLPRRPSSPPSPLTTPLLQTPPSLASPPLQAPPFPALPLLQTPSSPPASPLLQAPTSFSASTPLQGSSFPASPHLKVPFSLPALPSPPASTLLRAPPLVPPLLQVPPSPASPFLQGSPSPPASPHLQALPSPASPLLLGSPSPPASPLLQDPPSPLASLLLQVPPSPPATPLQQGPPSPPAAPLLQGLPSPPTLLLLQDPSFPPASPLLQAPPSPPASPLLQAPPSPPASPLLQDPSFPPASPLLQAPPSPPASPLLKDTYFPPVLPLQQALPSLPALPLLQGLSSLASPPAKTPFSPLAAHSLQAPPSPPASPPLQASPFASPPLHNMPSSPASPLLQGPPSPPASSLLQAPPSPPTSPLLQGPPSPPASPLLQGPPSPPASPLLQGPPSPLASPLLQAPPSPPASPPLQAPRRPPTPGPDAPLSGPRLTLALAPGPPPPPSRSPSSTLSGPDLAGHSSSATSTPEELRGYDSGPEGCAAASPPADADLASCHPAAWSRGPAQPLAGRGAPGAPLPWPPTAGPGSADGLCTIYEAEGPESAPPAPGALDSGPGPGAGPGKPAAAAVAGASPRGPKPARLGELPLGALQASVVQHLLSRTLLLAAADGATGGGGPGAEDGGCVSGGARAALSEAELGRWAELLSPLDESRASITSVTSFSPDDVASPQGDWTVVEVETFH; this comes from the exons ATGGACAAGGGGGACAAGACCAAGGCAGGGCCCGCCGCGCGGACAGCGGCTTCTCGCCCTCCCGGCCTCTCCGCTCCCAGGCCTCCAGGGTCTCTGCGGCCCCCTCCCCCAGGAACCACCGCCACCCTCCGAGTCCTGGGCGCGGCGGCAGGGCGAAGGTCTCTGGCGGAGCGAGCTGGGGGCGCCGCTCTCTCCGAGGCAGTTTCCCGGGCGGGACCAGCACGGAGTGCCGGGGCAGGTCCCCGGAGTCCAG CCTCCAGACCCTCAGCAGCTGGGCGAGGGGAGCGGGCCCCTACCAAGGCGCCCGTCCCGAGCTCTATCTCTAGCCCTGCGCGTGCCGGTGGGACCGCCAG GTCGGGGCCTCCTGGCCAAAAGGGGCTGCGGCCCTCGGCTGAGGAGCCTGTGGCTAGAGGAAAAGTCCCAGAGGCCCCCAGAAAAACCGGCCCTATCGCAACGGCACGGAGAG ACTCTTCCGGGCTTGCCCCAGGAGTTTCCTCCCCGACTATCATCCGTCGTAACCGGGTTGCGGGCGCCGAGGCAGGGCTCCCCCGGCCAGCTCCGGGTGCTCGGCCTCGGCCCGCGACGGAGATCCCCAGGAGATCAGTGAGCAGCACCACGGAGCCGGGCCCTGCCACCAGGAGGCTACCTAGCGCCGGCGGGGCTCTCCAGAGGCCAGCCTCGCGATCCGTGGGCTTCAGCGCCACCCCGCTGCCCTCCCCCGGCCGCTCCGAGTCCTCGCCCCGTGGGACAGCCCGGGCTCCTACACATCCCTCCCAGCCCAAGACCAAAGGGCTGCTTTCTCTGCGCCCTCCGCAGGCCACACCCCCTAGGAAGGCCgctgcttctccttctcctttagcCACACCCTCTCCACGGGGTCCCACGGCACTGCCTCCCCAGAGCTCGGCCCCTCGACTGCGGGCCACGCCCCCTGCATCGCCACAAGCCACGCCCCCTCTGTCAGCCAAACTCCACCTTCAGGCCACGCCCCCTCGCCAGGCTCTTCCCTGTCAACTGGCCACGCCTCTTCCACTAGCCCCTACCCCTGCTGCTACACTCTCTCTGCAAACCCTCCCCTCTCCACCCGCCACGGCCCCTTTGCAAGCTGCACCCTCCTGTCAAGGTACAGCCTTTCCGGAGGCATCCACCTCTCCCCCGGCCCCGCCCAACATTCTCGCTCCAATCgctccatcagccccaccccctccaaaGAGTATGCCCCCTGTCCAGCATCCCCTAACTGTGGCCCCTCTTCCCACTCTTCCCTTTCCTTTGGCCACACCCTCTTCGCCGGCTCCTCCTCCACCAGCCACGCCCCCTCAGGCCTCTCCTTGTCCTGCAACGTCTCTGCTTCACCGACCTGTCCCCCTAGCCACACCCCCTCTTTTTTCTGATCTGGTCACTTCCTCCGGTCAGGCAGCTACTCTGTCTCCGCCCGCCTTCGAGACCACGTTTTCCACGACCACATTCCCTCCGCTGGCCTCTTCCGCACCTCTGACCACACTGCCTCGGCGGCCATCGAGTCCCCCCTCTCCCCTGACCACACCCCTTCTTCAGACTCCGCCTTCTCTGGCCTCCCCGCCTTTGCAGGCCCCTCCCTTTCCTGCCCTGCCCCTTCTACAGACCCCATCCTCTCCCCCTGCCTCACCCCTTCTACAGGCTCCGACCTCTTTCTCTGCCTCGACCCCTCTGCAGGGCTCTTCCTTTCCTGCCTCACCCCATTTGAAGGTCCCATTTTCTCTCCCTGCCTTGCCCTCTCCTCCTGCTTCTACCCTTCTGCGTGCCCCACCCCTTGTTCCTCCCCTTCTCCAGGTCCCACCCTCTCCTGCTTCACCCTTTCTGCAGGGCTCTCCTTCACCCCCTGCCTCACCCCACCTGCAGGCCCTGCCCTCTCCTGCCTCACCCCTTCTGCTGggctctccctctccccctgccTCACCCCTACTGCAGGATCCTCCCTCTCCCCTTGCCTCACTCCTCCTACAGGTCCCGCCTTCTCCCCCTGCCACACCCCTCCAGCAgggccctccctctccccctgccGCGCCTCTCCTGCAGGGCCTTCCCTCTCCCCCTACCTTGCTCCTCCTGCAGGACCCTTCCTTTCCCCCTGCCTCACCCCTCCTGCAGGCCCCGCCCTCTCCCCCTGCCTCACCCCTCCTGCAGGCCCCGCCCTCTCCCCCTGCTTCACCCCTCCTGCAGGACCCTTCCTTTCCCCCTGCCTCACCCCTCCTGCAGGCCCCGCCCTCTCCCCCTGCCTCACCTCTCCTGAAGGACACTTACTTTCCCCCTGTCTTGCCTCTTCAGCAGGCCCTGCCCTCTCTCCCTGCCTTGCCCCTTCTGCAGGGCCTTTCCTCTCTTGCCTCACCCCCCGCGAAGACCCCATTTTCTCCCCTTGCCGCACACTCTCTGCAGGCCCCGCCCTCCCCTCCTGCTTCCCCCCCTCTGCAGGCCTCTCCCTTTGCCTCACCCCCTCTCCATAACatgccctcttcccctgcctcACCCCTCCTGCAGGGTCCCCCCTCTCCCCCTGCCTCATCCCTCCTGCAGGCCCCGCCCTCTCCCCCTACCTCACCCCTCCTGCAgggccctccctctccccctgccTCACCCCTCCTGCAgggccctccctctccccctgccTCACCCCTCCTGCAgggccctccctctccccttgcCTCACCCCTCCTGCAGGCCCCGCCCTCTCCCCCTGCCTCACCCCCTCTGCAGGCCCCACGCCGCCCGCCGACCCCAGGTCCCGATGCCCCACTCTCGGGCCCACGGCTGACCCTGGCGCTGGCCCCGGGCCCGCCCCCGCCGCCCTCGCGCAGCCCCTCCAGCACACTGAGCGGCCCGGACCTGGCGGGCCACAGCAGCAGCGCCACAAGCACGCCCGAGGAGTTGCGCGGCTACGACAGCGGGCCCGAGGGCTGTGCCGCGGCCTCCCCGCCCGCCGACGCGGACCTCGCCTCTTGCCACCCGGCCGCCTGGAGCCGGGGCCCCGCTCAGCCGCTGGCCGGCCGCGGCGCCCCAG GAGCTCCCCTGCCGTGGCCTCCCACTGCCGGGCCCGGCTCCGCCGACGGGCTCTGTACCATCTACGAGGCGGAGGGGCCCGAGTCGGCGCCTCCCGCCCCAGGCGCGCTGGATTCAGGTCCTGGGCCTGGCGCGGGCCCTGGGAAGCCGGCGGCTGCGGCTGTGGCTG
- the LRRC8E gene encoding volume-regulated anion channel subunit LRRC8E isoform X1 codes for MLRPLPPQSPGRMIPVAEFKHFTEQQPAFKVLKPWWDVLAEYLTMAMLMIGVFGCTLQVTQDKIICLPSHKPRENSSEVSCQQLLPRGVSEQIEGLREASGLKNNLDLQQYSFINQLCYETALHWYAKYFPYLVVIHTLIFMVCTSFWFKFPGTSSKIEHFISILSKCFDSPWTTRALSEVSGENHKGPAAGRATPAVAVAVTAGAGPGKASEGEKAVLVEPEKVVTEPPAVTLLDKKEGEQAKALFEKVKKFRVHVEEGDILYSMYIRQIVLKVCKFVAILVYNVIYVEKISFLVVCRVETSEVTGYASFCCNHTKAHLFSKLAFCYISFVCVYGITCLYTLYWLFHRPLKEYSFRSVREETGMGDIPDVKNDFAFMLHLIDQYDSLYSKRFAVFLSEVSESRLKQLNLNHEWTPEKLRQKLQRNACGRLELALCMLPGLPDTVFELSELEALRLEAISDITFPPSLSQLVHLQELNLLHSPARLPFSSQVFLRDRLKVIRIKCEELREVPLWVFGLRGLEELHLEGLFPPELARAATLESLRELKQLKVLSLRSNAGKVPASVTDVAGHLQRLSLHNDGSRLLALNSLKKLVALRELELVACGLERIPHAIFSLGALQELDLRDNHLQSIEEILSFQHCRKLVTLRLWHNQIAYIPEHVRKLRGLEQLYLSHNKLETLPTQLGLCFSLRLLDVSHNGLHSLPPEVGLLQNLQHLALSYNALEALPDELYFCRKLRTLLLGYNHLSQLSPQVGALRALSRLELKGNRLEALPEELGNCGGLKKTGLLVEDTLYEGLPAEVREKMEEE; via the exons ATGCTCCGCCCTCTGCCACCTCAGAGCCCAG GCAGGATGATCCCGGTGGCCGAGTTCAAGCACTTTACCGAGCAGCAGCCCGCGTTCAAGGTGCTCAAACCTTGGTGGGATGTGCTGGCTGAGTACCTCACCATGGCCATGCTCATGATCGGGGTCTTCGGCTGCACTCTCCAG GTGACACAGGATAAGATTATCTGTCTGCCCAGTCACAAACCCCGGGAGAACTCATCAGAGGTGTCGTGCCAACAGCTGCTGCCGCGGGGGGTCTCTGAGCAGATAGAGGGCCTCCGGGAGGCAAGTGGCCTCAAGAACAATCTGGACCTGCAGCAGTACAGCTTCATCAACCAGCTGTGCTACGAGACGGCCCTTCATTGGTATGCTAAGTACTTCCCCTACCTCGTAGTCATCCACACCCTCATCTTCATGGTCTGCACCAGCTTCTGGTTCAAGTTCCCAGGCACCAGCTCCAAGATCGAGCACTTCATCTCTATCCTGAGCAAGTGCTTTGACTCGCCATGGACGACGCGGGCCTTGTCCGAGGTCTCCGGGGAGAACCACAAGGGCCCTGCTGCTGGACGGGCAACGccggctgtggctgtggctgtgaCAGCAGGGGCCGGACCAGGGAAGGCAAGTGAGGGCGAGAAGGCGGTGctagtggagcctgagaaggtgGTGACTGAGCCGCCAGCTGTCACCCTACTGGACAAGAAAGAGGGTGAACAAGCCAAAGCCCTGTTTGAGAAGGTCAAGAAGTTCCGTGTGCACGTGGAAGAGGGTGACATACTGTACTCCATGTATATCCGGCAGATAGTGCTCAAAGTGTGCAAGTTTGTTGCCATCCTGGTCTACAACGTCATTTACGTAGAGAAGATCAGCTTCTTGGTGGTGTGCAGGGTGGAGACCTCAGAGGTCACGGGCTATGCCAGTTTCTGCTGCAACCACACAAAGGCCCACCTCTTCTCCAAGCTGGCCTTCTGCTACATCTCCTTCGTCTGCGTCTATGGGATCACCTGCCTCTATACGCTCTACTGGCTCTTCCACCGGCCCCTCAAAGAGTACTCCTTCCGTTCCGTGAGGGAGGAGACGGGCATGGGTGACATCCCTGACGTCAAGAACGACTTCGCCTTCATGCTACACCTCATAGACCAGTACGACTCACTCTACTCAAAGCGCTTCGCCGTCTTCCTCTCCGAGGTCAGTGAGAGCCGCCTGAAGCAACTCAACTTGAACCACGAGTGGACACCTGAGAAGCTGCGGCAGAAGCTGCAGCGCAATGCCTGTGGCCGGCTGGAGTTGGCCCTCTGCATGCTCCCCGGGCTGCCCGACACTGTCTTTGAGCTCAGCGAGTTGGAAGCGCTCCGGCTGGAGGCCATCTCTGACATCACCTTTCCCCCGAGCCTCTCGCAGCTGGTGCACCTGCAGGAGCTCAACCTGCTGCACTCACCTGCCAGGCTGCCCTTCTCCTCGCAGGTCTTCCTGCGGGACAGGCTGAAGGTGATCCGCATCAAGTGCGAGGAACTGAGGGAGGTGCCCCTCTGGGTGTTTGGGTTGCGTGGCCTGGAGGAGCTACACCTTGAGGGGCTCTTCCCCCCAGAGCTAGCTCGGGCGGCGACCCTTGAGAGCCTCCGGGAGCTGAAGCAGCTCAAGGTTTTGTCTCTGCGGAGTAATGCTGGGAAAGTGCCCGCCAGCGTGACCGACGTGGCTGGGCACCTGCAGCGACTCAGCCTGCACAACGACGGGTCACGTCTGCTCGCCCTCAACAGCCTCAAGAAGCTGGTGGCGTTGCGAGAACTGGAGTTAGTGGCCTGCGGGCTGGAGCGCATCCCCCATGCCATCTTCAGCCTCGGGGCACTGCAGGAACTCGACCTCAGGGACAACCACCTGCAGTCCATTGAGGAGATCCTCAGTTTCCAGCACTGTCGCAAGCTGGTCACGCTCAGGCTGTGGCACAACCAGATTGCCTACATCCCTGAGCACGTGCGCAAGCTCAGGGGCCTCGAGCAGCTCTATCTCAGCCATAACAAGCTCGAGACCTTGCCCACCCAGCTTGGCCTGTGCTTTAGCCTCCGCCTGCTGGACGTCTCCCACAATGGGCTACACTCCTTGCCACCCGAGGTGGGCCTCCTCCAGAACCTGCAGCACCTGGCTCTTTCCTACAATGCCCTTGAGGCCCTGCCCGATGAGCTCTACTTCTGCCGCAAGCTTCGCACCCTGCTCCTGGGTTACAACCACCTGAGCCAGCTTTCGCCCCAGGTTGGGGCCCTTAGGGCCCTCAGCCGTCTGGAGCTCAAGGGCAATAGATTGGAGGCACTGCCAGAAGAACTTGGCAACTGTGGGGGGCTCAAGAAAACGGGGCTTCTAGTGGAGGACACTCTTTATGAGGGCCTGCCGGCAGAGGTGCGAGAGAAGATGGAGGAGGAATGA
- the LRRC8E gene encoding volume-regulated anion channel subunit LRRC8E isoform X2 encodes MIPVAEFKHFTEQQPAFKVLKPWWDVLAEYLTMAMLMIGVFGCTLQVTQDKIICLPSHKPRENSSEVSCQQLLPRGVSEQIEGLREASGLKNNLDLQQYSFINQLCYETALHWYAKYFPYLVVIHTLIFMVCTSFWFKFPGTSSKIEHFISILSKCFDSPWTTRALSEVSGENHKGPAAGRATPAVAVAVTAGAGPGKASEGEKAVLVEPEKVVTEPPAVTLLDKKEGEQAKALFEKVKKFRVHVEEGDILYSMYIRQIVLKVCKFVAILVYNVIYVEKISFLVVCRVETSEVTGYASFCCNHTKAHLFSKLAFCYISFVCVYGITCLYTLYWLFHRPLKEYSFRSVREETGMGDIPDVKNDFAFMLHLIDQYDSLYSKRFAVFLSEVSESRLKQLNLNHEWTPEKLRQKLQRNACGRLELALCMLPGLPDTVFELSELEALRLEAISDITFPPSLSQLVHLQELNLLHSPARLPFSSQVFLRDRLKVIRIKCEELREVPLWVFGLRGLEELHLEGLFPPELARAATLESLRELKQLKVLSLRSNAGKVPASVTDVAGHLQRLSLHNDGSRLLALNSLKKLVALRELELVACGLERIPHAIFSLGALQELDLRDNHLQSIEEILSFQHCRKLVTLRLWHNQIAYIPEHVRKLRGLEQLYLSHNKLETLPTQLGLCFSLRLLDVSHNGLHSLPPEVGLLQNLQHLALSYNALEALPDELYFCRKLRTLLLGYNHLSQLSPQVGALRALSRLELKGNRLEALPEELGNCGGLKKTGLLVEDTLYEGLPAEVREKMEEE; translated from the exons ATGATCCCGGTGGCCGAGTTCAAGCACTTTACCGAGCAGCAGCCCGCGTTCAAGGTGCTCAAACCTTGGTGGGATGTGCTGGCTGAGTACCTCACCATGGCCATGCTCATGATCGGGGTCTTCGGCTGCACTCTCCAG GTGACACAGGATAAGATTATCTGTCTGCCCAGTCACAAACCCCGGGAGAACTCATCAGAGGTGTCGTGCCAACAGCTGCTGCCGCGGGGGGTCTCTGAGCAGATAGAGGGCCTCCGGGAGGCAAGTGGCCTCAAGAACAATCTGGACCTGCAGCAGTACAGCTTCATCAACCAGCTGTGCTACGAGACGGCCCTTCATTGGTATGCTAAGTACTTCCCCTACCTCGTAGTCATCCACACCCTCATCTTCATGGTCTGCACCAGCTTCTGGTTCAAGTTCCCAGGCACCAGCTCCAAGATCGAGCACTTCATCTCTATCCTGAGCAAGTGCTTTGACTCGCCATGGACGACGCGGGCCTTGTCCGAGGTCTCCGGGGAGAACCACAAGGGCCCTGCTGCTGGACGGGCAACGccggctgtggctgtggctgtgaCAGCAGGGGCCGGACCAGGGAAGGCAAGTGAGGGCGAGAAGGCGGTGctagtggagcctgagaaggtgGTGACTGAGCCGCCAGCTGTCACCCTACTGGACAAGAAAGAGGGTGAACAAGCCAAAGCCCTGTTTGAGAAGGTCAAGAAGTTCCGTGTGCACGTGGAAGAGGGTGACATACTGTACTCCATGTATATCCGGCAGATAGTGCTCAAAGTGTGCAAGTTTGTTGCCATCCTGGTCTACAACGTCATTTACGTAGAGAAGATCAGCTTCTTGGTGGTGTGCAGGGTGGAGACCTCAGAGGTCACGGGCTATGCCAGTTTCTGCTGCAACCACACAAAGGCCCACCTCTTCTCCAAGCTGGCCTTCTGCTACATCTCCTTCGTCTGCGTCTATGGGATCACCTGCCTCTATACGCTCTACTGGCTCTTCCACCGGCCCCTCAAAGAGTACTCCTTCCGTTCCGTGAGGGAGGAGACGGGCATGGGTGACATCCCTGACGTCAAGAACGACTTCGCCTTCATGCTACACCTCATAGACCAGTACGACTCACTCTACTCAAAGCGCTTCGCCGTCTTCCTCTCCGAGGTCAGTGAGAGCCGCCTGAAGCAACTCAACTTGAACCACGAGTGGACACCTGAGAAGCTGCGGCAGAAGCTGCAGCGCAATGCCTGTGGCCGGCTGGAGTTGGCCCTCTGCATGCTCCCCGGGCTGCCCGACACTGTCTTTGAGCTCAGCGAGTTGGAAGCGCTCCGGCTGGAGGCCATCTCTGACATCACCTTTCCCCCGAGCCTCTCGCAGCTGGTGCACCTGCAGGAGCTCAACCTGCTGCACTCACCTGCCAGGCTGCCCTTCTCCTCGCAGGTCTTCCTGCGGGACAGGCTGAAGGTGATCCGCATCAAGTGCGAGGAACTGAGGGAGGTGCCCCTCTGGGTGTTTGGGTTGCGTGGCCTGGAGGAGCTACACCTTGAGGGGCTCTTCCCCCCAGAGCTAGCTCGGGCGGCGACCCTTGAGAGCCTCCGGGAGCTGAAGCAGCTCAAGGTTTTGTCTCTGCGGAGTAATGCTGGGAAAGTGCCCGCCAGCGTGACCGACGTGGCTGGGCACCTGCAGCGACTCAGCCTGCACAACGACGGGTCACGTCTGCTCGCCCTCAACAGCCTCAAGAAGCTGGTGGCGTTGCGAGAACTGGAGTTAGTGGCCTGCGGGCTGGAGCGCATCCCCCATGCCATCTTCAGCCTCGGGGCACTGCAGGAACTCGACCTCAGGGACAACCACCTGCAGTCCATTGAGGAGATCCTCAGTTTCCAGCACTGTCGCAAGCTGGTCACGCTCAGGCTGTGGCACAACCAGATTGCCTACATCCCTGAGCACGTGCGCAAGCTCAGGGGCCTCGAGCAGCTCTATCTCAGCCATAACAAGCTCGAGACCTTGCCCACCCAGCTTGGCCTGTGCTTTAGCCTCCGCCTGCTGGACGTCTCCCACAATGGGCTACACTCCTTGCCACCCGAGGTGGGCCTCCTCCAGAACCTGCAGCACCTGGCTCTTTCCTACAATGCCCTTGAGGCCCTGCCCGATGAGCTCTACTTCTGCCGCAAGCTTCGCACCCTGCTCCTGGGTTACAACCACCTGAGCCAGCTTTCGCCCCAGGTTGGGGCCCTTAGGGCCCTCAGCCGTCTGGAGCTCAAGGGCAATAGATTGGAGGCACTGCCAGAAGAACTTGGCAACTGTGGGGGGCTCAAGAAAACGGGGCTTCTAGTGGAGGACACTCTTTATGAGGGCCTGCCGGCAGAGGTGCGAGAGAAGATGGAGGAGGAATGA
- the LRRC8E gene encoding volume-regulated anion channel subunit LRRC8E isoform X3, which translates to MVCTSFWFKFPGTSSKIEHFISILSKCFDSPWTTRALSEVSGENHKGPAAGRATPAVAVAVTAGAGPGKASEGEKAVLVEPEKVVTEPPAVTLLDKKEGEQAKALFEKVKKFRVHVEEGDILYSMYIRQIVLKVCKFVAILVYNVIYVEKISFLVVCRVETSEVTGYASFCCNHTKAHLFSKLAFCYISFVCVYGITCLYTLYWLFHRPLKEYSFRSVREETGMGDIPDVKNDFAFMLHLIDQYDSLYSKRFAVFLSEVSESRLKQLNLNHEWTPEKLRQKLQRNACGRLELALCMLPGLPDTVFELSELEALRLEAISDITFPPSLSQLVHLQELNLLHSPARLPFSSQVFLRDRLKVIRIKCEELREVPLWVFGLRGLEELHLEGLFPPELARAATLESLRELKQLKVLSLRSNAGKVPASVTDVAGHLQRLSLHNDGSRLLALNSLKKLVALRELELVACGLERIPHAIFSLGALQELDLRDNHLQSIEEILSFQHCRKLVTLRLWHNQIAYIPEHVRKLRGLEQLYLSHNKLETLPTQLGLCFSLRLLDVSHNGLHSLPPEVGLLQNLQHLALSYNALEALPDELYFCRKLRTLLLGYNHLSQLSPQVGALRALSRLELKGNRLEALPEELGNCGGLKKTGLLVEDTLYEGLPAEVREKMEEE; encoded by the coding sequence ATGGTCTGCACCAGCTTCTGGTTCAAGTTCCCAGGCACCAGCTCCAAGATCGAGCACTTCATCTCTATCCTGAGCAAGTGCTTTGACTCGCCATGGACGACGCGGGCCTTGTCCGAGGTCTCCGGGGAGAACCACAAGGGCCCTGCTGCTGGACGGGCAACGccggctgtggctgtggctgtgaCAGCAGGGGCCGGACCAGGGAAGGCAAGTGAGGGCGAGAAGGCGGTGctagtggagcctgagaaggtgGTGACTGAGCCGCCAGCTGTCACCCTACTGGACAAGAAAGAGGGTGAACAAGCCAAAGCCCTGTTTGAGAAGGTCAAGAAGTTCCGTGTGCACGTGGAAGAGGGTGACATACTGTACTCCATGTATATCCGGCAGATAGTGCTCAAAGTGTGCAAGTTTGTTGCCATCCTGGTCTACAACGTCATTTACGTAGAGAAGATCAGCTTCTTGGTGGTGTGCAGGGTGGAGACCTCAGAGGTCACGGGCTATGCCAGTTTCTGCTGCAACCACACAAAGGCCCACCTCTTCTCCAAGCTGGCCTTCTGCTACATCTCCTTCGTCTGCGTCTATGGGATCACCTGCCTCTATACGCTCTACTGGCTCTTCCACCGGCCCCTCAAAGAGTACTCCTTCCGTTCCGTGAGGGAGGAGACGGGCATGGGTGACATCCCTGACGTCAAGAACGACTTCGCCTTCATGCTACACCTCATAGACCAGTACGACTCACTCTACTCAAAGCGCTTCGCCGTCTTCCTCTCCGAGGTCAGTGAGAGCCGCCTGAAGCAACTCAACTTGAACCACGAGTGGACACCTGAGAAGCTGCGGCAGAAGCTGCAGCGCAATGCCTGTGGCCGGCTGGAGTTGGCCCTCTGCATGCTCCCCGGGCTGCCCGACACTGTCTTTGAGCTCAGCGAGTTGGAAGCGCTCCGGCTGGAGGCCATCTCTGACATCACCTTTCCCCCGAGCCTCTCGCAGCTGGTGCACCTGCAGGAGCTCAACCTGCTGCACTCACCTGCCAGGCTGCCCTTCTCCTCGCAGGTCTTCCTGCGGGACAGGCTGAAGGTGATCCGCATCAAGTGCGAGGAACTGAGGGAGGTGCCCCTCTGGGTGTTTGGGTTGCGTGGCCTGGAGGAGCTACACCTTGAGGGGCTCTTCCCCCCAGAGCTAGCTCGGGCGGCGACCCTTGAGAGCCTCCGGGAGCTGAAGCAGCTCAAGGTTTTGTCTCTGCGGAGTAATGCTGGGAAAGTGCCCGCCAGCGTGACCGACGTGGCTGGGCACCTGCAGCGACTCAGCCTGCACAACGACGGGTCACGTCTGCTCGCCCTCAACAGCCTCAAGAAGCTGGTGGCGTTGCGAGAACTGGAGTTAGTGGCCTGCGGGCTGGAGCGCATCCCCCATGCCATCTTCAGCCTCGGGGCACTGCAGGAACTCGACCTCAGGGACAACCACCTGCAGTCCATTGAGGAGATCCTCAGTTTCCAGCACTGTCGCAAGCTGGTCACGCTCAGGCTGTGGCACAACCAGATTGCCTACATCCCTGAGCACGTGCGCAAGCTCAGGGGCCTCGAGCAGCTCTATCTCAGCCATAACAAGCTCGAGACCTTGCCCACCCAGCTTGGCCTGTGCTTTAGCCTCCGCCTGCTGGACGTCTCCCACAATGGGCTACACTCCTTGCCACCCGAGGTGGGCCTCCTCCAGAACCTGCAGCACCTGGCTCTTTCCTACAATGCCCTTGAGGCCCTGCCCGATGAGCTCTACTTCTGCCGCAAGCTTCGCACCCTGCTCCTGGGTTACAACCACCTGAGCCAGCTTTCGCCCCAGGTTGGGGCCCTTAGGGCCCTCAGCCGTCTGGAGCTCAAGGGCAATAGATTGGAGGCACTGCCAGAAGAACTTGGCAACTGTGGGGGGCTCAAGAAAACGGGGCTTCTAGTGGAGGACACTCTTTATGAGGGCCTGCCGGCAGAGGTGCGAGAGAAGATGGAGGAGGAATGA